TGGAAAAAGATAACAAGTAGGAGGTCGTAGAAATGACTGTACAAATTGAAAATGAATTTTTGATCGCCACGATTGCTGAAGATGGTGCTGAGCTAGTTAGCTTGAAATCAAAGAAAAATAATATAGAATACATTTGGCAAGCAGATCCAGCTTTTTGGGGTCGTCATGCGCCCGTGTTATTTCCAGTCGTTGGTCGCCTAAAAGATGATCGATACACATATGAAAATCAAACATATCCTATGAGTCAACACGGATTTGCTAGAGATAGTCTTTTTGAAGTGATCGAACACGGTTCCGAGTTAGTTTCACTATCATTAAAAAGTAATAAAGAGACAAAAAAAGTGTATCCATTTGATTTTGAGTTGATTCTATCTTATGCCTTAGAAGCAGATAACTTGGTGGTTAATTATCAAGTTGAGAATACAGGGAACAGTGAAATGTATTTTTCAATCGGCGGTCATCCTGCTTTTAACGTTCCTTTAGAACAAAGCTTGACGTTTGATGATTATTATTTGAGTTTTTCACCTAAGAAATCACGTACTCAGATTCCTTTAGCTGGACCTTTCGCAGATTTCGAGCATAAAACATTAGGGCAGACAAATACAAGTCTGGATATTCGTAGAGAACTTTTCAAAAATGACGCTATTATCTTTGAGACTAAAGGAGTCAATACGTTTACGATTGAAACAGACGAAGGGCCTCACAGTATTAGTTTAAGCTACTCTGACATGCCTTATGTGGGAATTTGGTCTCCTTATCCACAAGAAGCACCATTCGTTTGTATAGAGCCGTGGTGCGGCATTGCAGATGAAGTAAATGCTACCGGAAACCTTGTTGACAAAAAGGGGATCAATAATTTAGCCGCAGCAGAAGTCTTTAAAACACAATACACTCTTACAGCTAAATAAGACTGAAATAAAAAACTAGGATACAAAGTCTATAATACTTTGTATCCTAGTTTTTAGTTTTCTTTTTTTGCGCCCAACCCAAAAGGTACGCGACTTTCAGTACCGTCCTTTATTCGTTTAATATTATCTTTGTGACGAATAAAAATAAAAATTGTTAAAGCAAAAGCAATCATCGTCAACAACCAATCAAATTGAGGCAAGATAGCAGGGATCGC
This sequence is a window from Enterococcus sp. 7F3_DIV0205. Protein-coding genes within it:
- a CDS encoding aldose 1-epimerase family protein: MTVQIENEFLIATIAEDGAELVSLKSKKNNIEYIWQADPAFWGRHAPVLFPVVGRLKDDRYTYENQTYPMSQHGFARDSLFEVIEHGSELVSLSLKSNKETKKVYPFDFELILSYALEADNLVVNYQVENTGNSEMYFSIGGHPAFNVPLEQSLTFDDYYLSFSPKKSRTQIPLAGPFADFEHKTLGQTNTSLDIRRELFKNDAIIFETKGVNTFTIETDEGPHSISLSYSDMPYVGIWSPYPQEAPFVCIEPWCGIADEVNATGNLVDKKGINNLAAAEVFKTQYTLTAK